In Streptomyces chartreusis, the following proteins share a genomic window:
- a CDS encoding esterase/lipase family protein — protein MQRTPRRIATGLTALATTLLLSLSLSPTPAQAAAHNPVVFVHGLSSSASSWDDWAGYFRTDGYAAGELDSWSYDWAQSNVTTAQQLATEIRNVLARTGASKVDLVVHSMGTLSARYYLKNLGGTSYVDDFVSTAGVNHGTSTASWCAWLYTSCAEMNTGSSFLTSLNSGDETPGSVSYASYWSNCDDALTPDTTAILSGATNVEVGCVSHTDMNNDHGVYEQVRDFIG, from the coding sequence ATGCAGCGCACCCCGCGTCGCATCGCCACGGGTCTCACGGCCCTGGCCACCACGCTCCTTCTGTCACTCTCCCTCTCCCCCACACCCGCGCAGGCCGCCGCCCACAACCCCGTCGTCTTCGTGCACGGCCTGAGCAGCTCGGCGAGCAGCTGGGACGACTGGGCCGGCTACTTCAGGACCGACGGTTACGCCGCCGGTGAGCTGGACTCCTGGTCATACGACTGGGCCCAGTCGAACGTCACCACCGCCCAGCAGCTCGCGACCGAGATCAGAAACGTGCTCGCCCGCACGGGCGCCTCGAAGGTCGACCTGGTCGTCCACTCGATGGGCACGCTCAGCGCCCGCTACTACCTGAAGAACCTCGGCGGGACGTCGTACGTCGACGACTTCGTCTCGACGGCCGGCGTGAACCACGGCACGTCCACCGCTTCGTGGTGCGCGTGGCTGTACACCTCCTGCGCGGAGATGAACACCGGCAGCTCGTTCCTGACCTCGCTGAACTCCGGCGACGAGACCCCGGGCAGCGTGTCGTACGCCAGCTACTGGTCGAACTGCGACGACGCGCTCACGCCCGACACCACGGCGATCCTGAGCGGCGCGACGAACGTCGAGGTCGGGTGCGTCTCGCACACCGACATGAACAACGACCACGGCGTGTACGAGCAGGTCCGGGACTTCATCGGCTGA
- a CDS encoding helix-turn-helix transcriptional regulator has product MVTPVNPPPLDRTSPPQRTDAWRQPAAGLTEGVRVRVLRAVYGDRRAAAELLPRLTDRQLTGTDPLPTEPAELAPALLREHRAEIRALPDDTRLLLLLAAADQYPVSTDAFLRAVVAARLDTRCLDAAEAAGIAHAGAGGVAFRDAWTRIAAYETGTPADRRDVHRLLARVLRGEGETPSRSWHRGAGALGPSGRLAAELSAAAGTAADTGRLSVARTLAERAAALCPDAAEQHRLTARAAAYAWRSGDGDRARRLASSATDDALSGVLALRAGNATEAFDALLIGVSAAAPTSSDRGAPPLAAPASVAPRAVTPSTSRTATPAASHSVAPADPRITTPAASRTAAPSDPRIFTPADPRTAAPAASRTAAPSDPRTLTPADPRAVTPAIPSARTSVTPSTITPPTLATHLLARATEAAIYTGDLRRLREAARAAGRLGVVAPGTLGGLVAAFDGRYADARDLLKSAAGRCGPGGDPTVLIHAAIAALLLGDHTRAVTATVRAAASARARGTPVTVPQAMEFRAYADFWTGRPRAGEAAAADALWQAHATGQDNGACHLQAALAMFAALTGDADVCRERAATARSYALARGLGLPAALAQWALAFLDLSSGRFAAAAARLRALAGFGPGHGHRAIRHLATPHYVEAAVRTGDTRVARVAHADYERWAGTVLSPDDLALSARCRALLAPGEEAVDHYRAALDLHSRGTRDFERARTELLFGSALRRLRRRSEARDRLHSALEAFDSFGAPHCATRARTELRALGTPAAPARTAPDSPTATLTAQQLLVARMAADGATNREIAVRLALSPRTIDHHLRGVFTRLGIRSRIELVRLLAESGEPESG; this is encoded by the coding sequence GTGGTGACTCCGGTGAACCCCCCACCTCTTGACCGCACTTCGCCACCGCAGCGCACGGACGCGTGGCGCCAACCGGCCGCCGGCCTCACGGAGGGCGTCCGGGTGCGCGTGCTGCGTGCCGTGTACGGCGATCGGCGCGCCGCCGCCGAGCTTCTCCCGCGCCTCACCGACCGTCAGCTGACCGGCACCGACCCGCTCCCCACGGAGCCGGCCGAACTCGCCCCGGCCCTGCTGCGCGAACACCGGGCGGAGATACGCGCGTTGCCGGACGACACCCGCCTCCTGCTGCTCCTCGCCGCGGCCGACCAGTACCCGGTCTCCACCGACGCCTTCCTGCGCGCCGTCGTCGCGGCCCGTCTCGACACCCGGTGCCTGGACGCCGCCGAGGCGGCCGGGATCGCACACGCCGGAGCGGGCGGGGTGGCGTTCCGCGACGCGTGGACGCGGATCGCTGCCTACGAGACCGGCACGCCGGCCGACCGCCGCGATGTCCACCGGCTGCTGGCCCGTGTGCTGCGCGGCGAGGGCGAGACACCGTCGCGCTCCTGGCACCGGGGCGCGGGCGCGCTCGGCCCCAGCGGGCGACTGGCCGCGGAACTCTCCGCCGCGGCGGGCACGGCGGCCGACACCGGACGCCTGTCGGTGGCACGGACACTGGCGGAGCGGGCCGCGGCGCTGTGCCCCGACGCCGCCGAACAGCATCGCCTGACGGCCCGAGCCGCCGCCTACGCCTGGCGCTCCGGCGACGGTGACCGAGCCCGCCGCCTGGCGTCGAGCGCGACCGACGACGCGCTGAGCGGGGTGCTGGCCCTGCGGGCGGGAAACGCGACGGAGGCGTTCGACGCGCTGCTGATCGGGGTGAGTGCCGCGGCGCCGACGTCATCGGACCGGGGTGCCCCGCCCCTCGCCGCCCCGGCTTCGGTCGCCCCGCGCGCGGTCACTCCGAGCACGTCGCGCACCGCGACCCCGGCCGCCTCACACAGCGTGGCCCCGGCCGACCCGCGCATCACGACCCCGGCCGCCTCGCGCACCGCGGCCCCCTCCGACCCGCGCATCTTCACACCGGCCGACCCGCGCACCGCGGCCCCGGCCGCCTCGCGCACCGCGGCCCCCTCCGACCCGCGCACCTTGACCCCGGCCGACCCACGCGCCGTGACGCCGGCCATCCCGAGCGCCCGCACCTCAGTCACCCCGTCCACCATCACCCCGCCAACCCTCGCCACCCACCTCCTCGCCCGCGCCACCGAAGCCGCCATCTACACCGGTGATCTGCGCCGACTGCGTGAGGCGGCGAGAGCTGCCGGTCGGCTCGGTGTCGTGGCGCCCGGCACGCTGGGCGGGCTGGTGGCCGCGTTCGACGGGCGGTACGCGGACGCGCGTGACCTGCTGAAGTCGGCCGCAGGGCGGTGCGGGCCCGGCGGTGATCCCACCGTCCTGATCCACGCCGCGATCGCCGCCCTGCTCCTCGGCGACCACACCCGCGCGGTCACCGCGACGGTCCGCGCGGCCGCCTCCGCCCGGGCGCGGGGCACCCCGGTGACCGTGCCGCAGGCCATGGAGTTCCGGGCGTACGCCGACTTCTGGACGGGACGCCCCCGGGCCGGCGAGGCCGCCGCGGCGGACGCGCTCTGGCAGGCCCACGCCACCGGCCAGGACAACGGCGCCTGCCACCTCCAGGCCGCCCTCGCCATGTTCGCGGCGCTGACCGGGGACGCCGACGTCTGCCGTGAACGGGCGGCGACCGCACGGTCGTACGCCCTGGCGCGTGGCCTGGGCCTGCCCGCCGCCCTCGCCCAATGGGCGCTCGCGTTCCTCGACCTGAGCAGCGGCCGTTTCGCCGCCGCCGCGGCCCGGCTGCGTGCCCTCGCCGGATTCGGCCCCGGCCACGGCCACCGGGCCATCCGGCACCTGGCCACCCCGCACTACGTGGAGGCGGCCGTCCGCACCGGCGACACCCGGGTCGCCCGCGTGGCGCACGCCGACTACGAACGCTGGGCCGGCACGGTACTCAGCCCCGACGACCTGGCCCTCAGCGCCCGCTGCCGAGCCCTGCTCGCGCCCGGCGAGGAGGCCGTGGACCACTACCGCGCGGCGCTCGATCTGCACTCCCGCGGCACCCGCGACTTCGAACGCGCCCGCACGGAGCTGCTGTTCGGCAGCGCCCTGCGCCGACTGCGCCGCCGTTCGGAGGCACGCGACCGTCTGCACAGCGCGCTGGAGGCGTTCGACTCCTTCGGCGCCCCGCACTGCGCCACCCGGGCCCGCACCGAACTCCGCGCCCTCGGCACCCCGGCGGCCCCGGCCCGCACCGCCCCCGACAGCCCGACCGCCACCCTCACGGCCCAGCAACTCCTGGTCGCCCGCATGGCCGCCGACGGCGCCACCAACCGCGAGATCGCCGTCCGCCTGGCCCTCAGCCCCCGCACCATCGACCACCACCTGCGAGGCGTCTTCACCCGCCTGGGCATCCGCTCGCGCATCGAACTGGTACGCCTCCTCGCCGAGAGCGGCGAGCCCGAGTCCGGCTAG
- the bioD gene encoding dethiobiotin synthase, which translates to MPVLVITGTGTEVGKTVTTAAVAAAARGAGRSVAVLKAAQTGVRPDEDGDAQEVARLAGPVTTAELARYPDPLAPATAARRAGREAVRPHEIAEAAAKLAAGHDLVLVEGAGGLLVRFDESGGTLADAAELMAAPVLVVASAGLGTLNTTELTARELRRRGLDLLGVVIGSWPEEADLASRCNVADLPEVAGAPLLGAVPAGSGALAPADFRTEAPGWLAPRLFGTWDAEGFRGRVTV; encoded by the coding sequence ATGCCGGTACTGGTGATCACGGGCACGGGCACGGAGGTCGGCAAGACGGTCACGACCGCCGCGGTCGCCGCGGCGGCGCGGGGCGCGGGCCGGTCGGTGGCCGTGCTCAAGGCCGCGCAGACGGGCGTACGGCCTGACGAGGACGGCGACGCCCAGGAGGTCGCGCGCCTCGCGGGCCCGGTGACGACAGCCGAACTCGCGCGCTACCCCGACCCGTTGGCCCCGGCGACGGCCGCCCGCCGGGCCGGCCGGGAGGCGGTGCGCCCGCACGAGATCGCGGAGGCCGCCGCCAAGCTGGCCGCCGGGCACGACCTGGTGCTGGTGGAGGGAGCGGGCGGTCTCCTCGTCCGCTTCGACGAGTCGGGCGGCACCCTGGCGGACGCGGCCGAGCTGATGGCGGCGCCGGTCCTGGTGGTCGCCTCGGCGGGCCTGGGCACCCTGAACACGACGGAACTGACGGCACGTGAACTCCGCCGTCGGGGCCTTGACCTGCTCGGCGTGGTGATCGGCAGCTGGCCCGAGGAAGCGGACCTGGCGTCGCGCTGCAACGTCGCGGACCTGCCCGAGGTCGCCGGTGCACCGCTGCTGGGCGCGGTCCCGGCCGGCTCGGGGGCGCTGGCTCCCGCCGACTTCCGCACCGAGGCACCGGGTTGGCTCGCGCCGAGGCTGTTCGGGACGTGGGACGCGGAGGGGTTCCGGGGGCGGGTGACGGTCTGA
- a CDS encoding adenosylmethionine--8-amino-7-oxononanoate transaminase, which produces MPDPLTVPGLTVPELLELDRRHVWHPYGPMPGRSEPLVVESASGVRLNLADGSGELVDGMSSWWSAIHGYNHPVLNEAVQQQLARMSHVMFGGLTHEPAVRLVKLLVDMSPDGLEHVFLADSGSVSVEVAVKMCLQYWRSLGRPGKQRLLTWRGGYHGDTWQPMSVCDPEGGMHELWTGVLQRQVFADPPPAEYDESYAEQLRSLIERHADELAAVIVEPVVQGAGGMRFHSPAYLRVLREACDAHDVLLVFDEIATGFGRSGALFAADHAAVTPDVMCVGKALTGGYLTMAATLCTARVADGISRGEVPVLAHGPTFMGNPLAAAVACASIELLLGQDWQAEVKRIETGLREGLAPASDLPGVRDVRVLGAIGVVQLDHEVDMRAATAAAVGEGVWLRPFRDLIYTMPPYVTGDADVARIARAVCAAAGEG; this is translated from the coding sequence ATGCCTGACCCGCTCACCGTGCCCGGCCTGACCGTGCCCGAGCTGCTGGAACTCGACCGGCGGCATGTGTGGCACCCGTACGGCCCCATGCCCGGCCGCAGCGAACCGCTCGTCGTGGAGTCGGCGAGCGGGGTGCGGCTGAATCTCGCGGACGGCTCGGGTGAACTGGTCGACGGCATGTCGTCCTGGTGGTCGGCGATCCACGGCTACAACCACCCGGTGCTCAACGAGGCCGTGCAGCAGCAGCTGGCGCGGATGAGCCATGTGATGTTCGGCGGGCTCACCCACGAGCCCGCCGTACGCCTGGTGAAGCTCCTTGTCGACATGTCTCCGGATGGTCTGGAGCATGTGTTCCTCGCCGACTCCGGTTCGGTGTCGGTCGAGGTCGCGGTCAAGATGTGCCTCCAGTACTGGCGTTCGCTGGGCCGTCCCGGCAAGCAGCGCCTGCTGACCTGGCGCGGCGGCTATCACGGGGACACCTGGCAGCCGATGTCGGTGTGCGACCCCGAGGGCGGCATGCACGAGCTGTGGACCGGCGTGCTCCAGCGCCAGGTGTTCGCGGACCCGCCGCCTGCCGAGTACGACGAGTCGTACGCCGAGCAGCTGCGGTCGCTGATCGAGCGGCACGCGGACGAACTGGCGGCGGTCATCGTCGAGCCGGTCGTGCAGGGCGCGGGCGGGATGCGGTTCCACTCCCCCGCGTATCTGCGGGTGCTGCGCGAGGCGTGCGACGCGCACGACGTGCTGCTGGTGTTCGACGAGATCGCCACCGGGTTCGGCCGTTCCGGTGCGCTGTTCGCGGCGGACCACGCGGCGGTGACGCCGGACGTGATGTGCGTGGGCAAGGCGCTGACCGGCGGCTATCTGACGATGGCGGCCACGCTGTGCACCGCGCGGGTGGCCGACGGCATCTCGCGCGGCGAGGTGCCGGTCCTCGCCCACGGCCCGACCTTCATGGGCAACCCGCTGGCGGCCGCGGTGGCCTGCGCCTCGATCGAGCTGCTGCTCGGGCAGGACTGGCAGGCCGAGGTCAAGCGGATCGAGACGGGCCTGCGGGAAGGGCTGGCGCCCGCGTCGGACCTTCCGGGTGTGAGGGACGTACGCGTCCTCGGTGCCATCGGGGTCGTCCAGCTGGACCACGAGGTGGACATGCGGGCGGCGACGGCGGCCGCCGTGGGCGAGGGCGTGTGGCTGCGGCCGTTCCGCGACCTCATCTACACGATGCCGCCGTACGTCACGGGCGACGCGGACGTCGCACGGATCGCCCGCGCGGTGTGCGCGGCGGCGGGAGAGGGCTGA
- a CDS encoding 8-amino-7-oxononanoate synthase, translating to MAFGWIDEQAELRRRAGLVRTLRPRPAESPLLDLASNDYLGLARHSEVTEGAARASRTWGGGATGSRLVTGTTELHAELERELADFCGFEAALVLSSGYAANLAAVTALAPHGSLIVSDAGNHASLIDGCRLARGTTQVVPHSEPEAVRKALHTHEGTAVVVSDTVFSVDGDAAPLAEYAEACRERGAGLLVDDAHGLGVLGDGGRGAARAAGLAGADDVVVTVTLSKSLGSQGGAVLGPARVIEHLVNTARTFIFDTGLAPASAGAALAALRLLRREPERAARAGAVARELHARLTAAGLEAVRPDAAVVSVRAPSPEKAVRWAAECRAAGLAVGCFRPPSVPDGISRLRLTARADLSEAEIERAVRVIGETRP from the coding sequence ATGGCGTTCGGCTGGATCGACGAGCAGGCGGAGCTGCGCCGCCGCGCCGGGCTCGTACGGACCCTGCGCCCCCGGCCCGCCGAATCACCCCTCCTCGATCTCGCGAGCAACGACTATCTGGGCCTGGCCCGCCATTCGGAGGTCACCGAGGGCGCGGCGCGCGCCTCGCGCACCTGGGGCGGCGGCGCGACCGGCTCCCGGCTCGTCACGGGGACGACGGAACTGCACGCCGAGCTGGAGCGCGAGCTGGCCGACTTCTGCGGCTTCGAGGCCGCGCTGGTCCTCTCGTCGGGCTACGCGGCCAACCTCGCCGCGGTCACCGCGCTGGCGCCGCACGGCTCGCTGATCGTGTCGGACGCCGGCAACCACGCCTCGCTCATCGACGGCTGCCGGCTGGCCCGGGGCACCACCCAGGTCGTCCCGCACTCCGAGCCGGAGGCGGTGCGCAAGGCGCTGCACACGCACGAGGGCACGGCCGTCGTCGTGTCCGACACCGTCTTCTCGGTCGACGGCGACGCGGCCCCGCTGGCCGAGTACGCCGAGGCGTGCCGGGAGCGCGGTGCAGGCCTGCTGGTCGACGACGCCCACGGCCTGGGCGTCCTGGGTGACGGCGGGCGCGGCGCGGCGCGGGCGGCGGGGCTCGCGGGGGCGGACGACGTCGTCGTCACCGTCACGCTGTCCAAGTCCCTCGGCAGTCAGGGCGGCGCCGTCCTCGGTCCCGCGCGGGTGATCGAGCACCTCGTCAACACCGCGCGGACGTTCATCTTCGACACGGGGCTCGCCCCGGCGTCCGCGGGCGCGGCCCTGGCGGCGCTCAGGTTGCTGCGCCGTGAACCGGAGCGGGCGGCGCGGGCGGGCGCGGTGGCACGTGAACTCCACGCGCGGCTGACCGCCGCGGGCCTGGAGGCGGTACGTCCGGACGCCGCGGTCGTCTCCGTGCGCGCCCCGTCCCCGGAGAAGGCCGTGCGCTGGGCGGCCGAGTGCCGTGCGGCGGGCCTCGCCGTGGGCTGTTTCCGTCCTCCCTCCGTCCCCGACGGCATCTCACGGCTGAGGCTGACCGCCCGCGCGGACCTCTCCGAGGCCGAGATCGAGCGCGCTGTTCGAGTGATCGGCGAGACACGACCATGA
- a CDS encoding toxin-antitoxin system HicB family antitoxin, whose product MAKTQLNVRVDEGTARAARERAVARGMSVNRYIEELVKQDTGEVGHTFVEAAADFMKQYESVFAEEFDGGAPARAKPRVGEDREGPREGRH is encoded by the coding sequence ATGGCGAAGACCCAGCTGAACGTGAGAGTGGACGAGGGCACGGCCCGCGCCGCCCGTGAGCGCGCCGTGGCCCGCGGCATGAGCGTCAACCGCTACATCGAGGAACTGGTCAAGCAGGACACCGGCGAGGTCGGCCACACGTTCGTGGAGGCCGCCGCCGACTTCATGAAGCAGTACGAGTCGGTGTTCGCCGAGGAGTTCGATGGGGGTGCCCCCGCTCGAGCGAAGCCGAGAGTGGGGGAGGACCGCGAGGGCCCGCGCGAAGGTCGCCACTGA
- a CDS encoding DUF397 domain-containing protein, which yields MTALPRNLMSSTELPGARWLRSSYSTGANNCVETARPHSGPWTGLLAVRDSKDPAGPALLFSPESWAGFTAALQS from the coding sequence ATGACAGCATTGCCTCGGAACCTCATGTCCAGCACCGAACTGCCAGGTGCACGGTGGTTGCGCAGCAGCTACAGCACCGGTGCGAACAACTGCGTCGAGACGGCACGGCCGCACTCCGGTCCCTGGACCGGGCTGCTCGCGGTGCGCGACTCCAAGGACCCGGCCGGCCCCGCGCTGCTCTTCTCCCCCGAGAGCTGGGCGGGTTTCACGGCCGCGCTCCAGTCCTGA
- a CDS encoding class I SAM-dependent methyltransferase, whose translation MALRSAGSGKVARDAVHHPLFARCYARISVNAETRMGMAGIRDRLLTGLSGRVIEIGAGNGLNFAHYPSSVSEVVAIEPERLLRTLAVDAGRRAEVPVDVVPGAAEALPVKSEAFDAAVLSLVMCSVRDVPRALGEVRRVLRPGGVVRFFEHGRGGGRAMLLTQRALDRTVWPLVSGGCHVSRDPVAAIREAGFELGPYRQVMMPENGPTLPSSYCFLGTAWRPPVSH comes from the coding sequence ATGGCCCTGCGGTCCGCCGGTTCCGGCAAGGTGGCACGGGATGCCGTGCACCATCCGCTGTTCGCCCGCTGCTACGCCCGGATCAGCGTCAACGCCGAGACCCGGATGGGTATGGCCGGCATCCGCGACCGGCTGCTGACCGGGCTGTCCGGCCGGGTGATCGAGATCGGCGCCGGCAACGGTCTGAACTTCGCCCACTATCCGAGCTCCGTCTCGGAGGTGGTCGCCATCGAACCCGAGCGCCTGCTGCGCACGTTGGCGGTGGACGCCGGCCGGCGCGCCGAGGTGCCGGTGGACGTGGTGCCGGGCGCGGCGGAGGCTCTGCCGGTCAAGAGCGAGGCCTTCGACGCGGCGGTGCTGTCGCTGGTGATGTGCAGTGTCCGGGACGTGCCGCGTGCGCTCGGTGAGGTACGGCGGGTGCTCAGGCCCGGCGGTGTCGTGCGGTTTTTCGAGCACGGCCGGGGCGGCGGGCGCGCGATGCTCCTCACCCAGCGCGCGCTGGACCGGACGGTGTGGCCGCTGGTGAGCGGCGGCTGCCATGTGTCGCGCGATCCGGTCGCGGCGATCAGGGAGGCCGGCTTCGAACTCGGCCCGTACCGGCAGGTGATGATGCCGGAGAACGGGCCGACGCTCCCTTCGTCGTACTGCTTCCTGGGCACGGCGTGGCGGCCGCCGGTCAGCCATTAG
- the bioB gene encoding biotin synthase BioB yields the protein MDLLNTLVDKGLRRELPTREEALAVLATSDDDLLDVVAAAGKVRRHWFGRRVKLNYLVNLKSGLCPEDCSYCSQRLGSTTGILKYTWLKPDQASQAAAAGLAGGAKRVCLVASGRGPTDRDVDRVSETIRTIKDQNEGVEVCACLGLLSDGQAERLRDAGADAYNHNLNTSEGTYGDITTTHTYADRVDTVQKAHGAGLSACSGLIAGMGESDEDLVDVVYSLRELDPDSVPVNFLIPVEGTPLAKEWNLTPQRCLRILAMVRFVCPDVEVRIAGGREVHLRTMQPLALNLANSIFLGDYLTTEGQAGKADLEMIADAGFVVEGTDQVTLPEHRTETAGGGCGSHEAAGCGSHDSAGCGSHEGAGCGSHEGGGVCGTPAAAAAPAGEPRTDLVAVRRRGAGTDLAPNA from the coding sequence ATGGACCTGCTGAACACGCTGGTGGACAAGGGGCTTCGGCGCGAGCTGCCGACCCGCGAGGAAGCCTTGGCCGTCCTCGCCACTTCCGACGACGACCTGCTCGATGTGGTGGCCGCGGCCGGCAAGGTGCGCCGGCACTGGTTCGGCCGACGGGTGAAACTCAACTATCTGGTCAACCTGAAGTCGGGCCTGTGCCCCGAGGACTGCTCCTACTGTTCGCAGCGCCTCGGCTCCACCACCGGCATCCTGAAGTACACCTGGCTCAAGCCGGACCAGGCCTCCCAGGCCGCCGCCGCCGGATTGGCGGGTGGCGCCAAGCGGGTGTGTCTGGTGGCGTCCGGGCGCGGCCCGACCGACCGTGACGTGGACCGGGTCTCCGAGACCATCAGGACCATCAAGGACCAGAACGAGGGCGTCGAGGTGTGCGCCTGCCTCGGCCTGCTGTCCGACGGCCAGGCGGAGCGGCTGCGCGACGCTGGCGCCGACGCGTACAACCACAACCTCAACACGTCCGAGGGGACGTACGGGGACATCACGACCACGCACACCTACGCCGACCGTGTCGACACCGTGCAGAAGGCGCACGGGGCCGGGCTGTCCGCGTGCTCCGGTCTCATCGCCGGCATGGGCGAGAGCGACGAGGACCTGGTCGACGTCGTCTACTCGCTGCGCGAGCTGGACCCGGACTCGGTGCCGGTCAACTTCCTGATCCCGGTCGAGGGCACCCCGCTGGCCAAGGAGTGGAACCTCACCCCGCAGCGGTGCCTCAGGATCCTGGCGATGGTTCGGTTCGTGTGCCCGGACGTCGAGGTGCGCATCGCCGGTGGCCGCGAGGTCCACCTGCGCACCATGCAGCCGCTCGCCCTGAACCTGGCCAACTCGATCTTCCTCGGTGACTACCTCACGACCGAGGGCCAGGCGGGCAAGGCCGACCTGGAGATGATCGCCGACGCCGGCTTCGTGGTGGAGGGCACCGACCAGGTGACGCTGCCCGAGCACCGGACGGAGACGGCCGGGGGCGGCTGCGGTTCGCACGAGGCCGCCGGTTGCGGTTCGCACGACAGCGCGGGCTGCGGGTCGCACGAGGGCGCCGGGTGCGGGTCGCACGAGGGGGGCGGTGTGTGCGGTACGCCCGCCGCCGCTGCCGCTCCGGCCGGCGAGCCGCGCACCGACCTGGTCGCCGTACGCCGCCGGGGCGCCGGAACGGACCTCGCGCCCAATGCCTGA
- a CDS encoding ABC transporter ATP-binding protein → MSTAAAQYVPGPASADGIAARARGLTKAYGSGETTVLALDAVDVDIARGRFTAVMGPSGSGKSTLMHCLAGLDNVSAGQVWLGDTEITGLKDRELTRLRRDRIGFMFQSFNLIPTLNAAENITLPMDIAGKKPDEKWLDQVIDTLGLRDRLRHRPSQLSGGQQQRVACARALASRPELIFADEPTGNLDSRAGLEVLGFLREAVDQLGQTVVMVTHDPGAAAHSDLVLFLGDGRIVDEMERPTAEAVLERMRLFAGGNPPGGDRTPPPEPPEKG, encoded by the coding sequence TTGTCCACAGCAGCTGCCCAGTACGTCCCGGGCCCCGCGTCGGCGGACGGGATCGCGGCCCGCGCCCGCGGCCTGACCAAGGCGTACGGCTCGGGTGAGACGACCGTGCTGGCCCTCGACGCGGTGGACGTCGACATCGCGCGCGGCCGCTTCACGGCGGTCATGGGCCCGTCCGGCTCCGGGAAGTCCACGCTGATGCACTGCCTCGCGGGCCTCGACAACGTCTCGGCGGGCCAGGTCTGGCTGGGCGACACCGAGATCACCGGACTGAAGGACCGCGAGCTGACCCGGCTGCGGCGGGACCGGATCGGGTTCATGTTCCAGTCGTTCAACCTCATCCCGACCCTGAACGCGGCCGAGAACATCACGCTGCCCATGGACATCGCGGGCAAGAAGCCCGACGAGAAGTGGCTGGACCAGGTCATCGACACCCTCGGGCTGCGGGACCGGCTGCGGCACCGGCCCTCCCAGCTCTCCGGCGGCCAGCAGCAGCGCGTCGCCTGCGCCCGCGCGCTCGCCTCCCGGCCGGAGCTGATCTTCGCCGACGAGCCGACCGGCAACCTCGACTCCCGGGCCGGTCTCGAGGTCCTCGGCTTCCTGCGCGAGGCCGTCGACCAGCTCGGGCAGACCGTCGTGATGGTCACCCACGACCCGGGCGCCGCCGCCCACTCCGACCTGGTGCTGTTCCTGGGCGACGGACGGATCGTGGACGAGATGGAGCGCCCGACGGCGGAGGCCGTACTGGAGCGGATGCGCCTGTTCGCCGGCGGGAACCCGCCAGGCGGCGACCGGACCCCTCCCCCAGAGCCGCCCGAGAAGGGCTGA
- a CDS encoding fic family toxin-antitoxin system, toxin component has translation MNELNIDLAWLLMLAEKRTPGDPQVTDWGALVAAVARHDARIFDVPVYDSPHARAASLLQLLVHVPALERSNAMFASAVAYAYLVASGLKVVTSPEQVRDLARLVKSGEATVHDIAQELRRWSL, from the coding sequence TTGAACGAACTGAACATCGACCTTGCCTGGCTGCTCATGCTCGCCGAGAAGAGGACGCCGGGGGACCCCCAGGTCACCGACTGGGGAGCCCTCGTCGCGGCCGTCGCACGCCATGATGCCCGGATATTCGACGTCCCGGTCTACGACAGCCCGCACGCCCGAGCCGCGTCCCTGCTCCAACTGCTCGTCCACGTCCCCGCGTTGGAGCGCTCCAACGCCATGTTCGCGTCCGCCGTCGCCTACGCCTACCTGGTCGCCAGCGGCCTGAAGGTGGTCACCTCGCCCGAGCAGGTGCGCGACCTGGCCCGGCTGGTGAAGAGCGGCGAGGCCACCGTGCACGACATCGCGCAGGAACTGCGCCGGTGGAGCCTGTGA